In Harmonia axyridis chromosome 6, icHarAxyr1.1, whole genome shotgun sequence, a single window of DNA contains:
- the LOC123681858 gene encoding uncharacterized protein LOC123681858: MKTFQLAIFALLALISIDGYSCVEVDMRIGNKRTVLDRLDGTCGGDKNMKLTFVANSMKAQGKKIVMNATFHVFEDIVDETGIKITITRCKVKENPDTCEHFHSFNTNQYCHLISTKSPLWSPFFDQITPPWRCPIMKGDYVVENAVFDVSSFLLFPVQGWFWRVTAEQWDLKTKQKIFCLITDTQVTTLGRVQ; the protein is encoded by the exons ATGAAGACGTTCCAACTGGCGATATTCGCCCTCCTAGCTCTAATATCAATCGACGGATATTCCTGCGTGGAAGTCGACATGCGAATAGGG AACAAACGCACGGTTTTGGATCGCTTGGACGGCACTTGTGGAGGCGACAAAAACATGAAATTGACGTTTGTTGCTAACTCGATGAAGGCCCAAGGAAAGAAGATAGTAATGAACGCGACGTTTCACGTTTTTGAGGACATCGTGGACGAAACTGGG ATAAAAATAACCATTACCAGGTGTAAGGTGAAGGAAAATCCGGATACCTGTGAGCATTTCCATTCTTTCAACACTAACCAGTATTGCCACCTGATATCCACTAAATCCCCTTTATGGAGTCCGTTTTTCGACCAGATTACTCCACCCTGGAGATGTCCAATAATGAAG GGCGACTACGTCGTGGAAAATGCTGTTTTCGACGTGAGCTCTTTTCTGCTTTTCCCGGTGCAGGGGTGGTTTTGGAGGGTGACGGCCGAACAGTGGGACTTGAAGACCAAACAGAAGATTTTCTGTCTCATCACTGATACACAAGTCACCACTTTGGGCAGGGTGCAGTGA
- the LOC123681857 gene encoding probable phospholipid hydroperoxide glutathione peroxidase, with translation MAPTTRSSSKPKSETVIEKKSPKTVKKASKTKKPADKKPVKEDITPKEVDVEMENGTEPEVTEEESKITADSIYEFTVKDIDGNEISLEKYRGNVCIIVNVASRCGHTKSNYEQFVELHDKYAESKGLRILAFPCNQFGSQESGTCEKIKAFADNKGVKFDMFDKINVNGKNASPLWQFLKEKLSEVTSGKATGKDIKWNFTKFIVNKDGVPVERYASSTKPLTLVESLEKLW, from the coding sequence ATGGCTCCTACAACCAGATCTAGCTCCAAACCTAAAAGTGAAACGGtaattgagaaaaaatcacCTAAAACTGTCAAAAAAGCGTCCAAGACCAAAAAGCCCGCCGATAAAAAGCCAGTAAAAGAGGATATTACTCCGAAAGAAGTTGATGTTGAAATGGAAAATGGTACCGAACCAGAGGTAACTGAAGAGGAATCCAAAATAACTGCTGATTCCATCTACGAATTTACAGTAAAAGATATTGACGGTAACGAGATATCTTTAGAAAAATACAGAGGCAATGTATGCATAATTGTCAATGTTGCTTCAAGATGTGGTCACACTAAAAGTAACTATGAACAATTTGTCGAATTGCATGATAAATATGCTGAATCGAAAGGATTGAGAATACTTGCTTTTCCCTGCAATCAGTTCGGTTCACAGGAATCAGGCACTTGTGAGAAAATTAAGGCATTTGCTGATAATAAAGGAGTTAAATTCGATATGTTCGATAAAATAAATGTGAATGGAAAGAATGCTAGCCCTCTATGGCAGTTTCTTAAAGAAAAACTATCAGAAGTGACTTCAGGCAAAGCGACTGGTAAAGACATCAAATGGAATTTCACAAAGTTCATCGTTAACAAGGATGGAGTACCGGTGGAACGTTATGCCTCATCCACCAAACCTTTAACGTTGGTCGAGTCATTGGAGAAGTTATGGTAG